TGCTTTTCTTCTCCCATGGATTCCCAGGCCCCCATAGCCTACAGACGCTGGTTCCTAGCTTATTGCGCCATGAAGTAGAGGTAGCCATGGAGAAACTGAACCTCATCTCGGATCAGACCTATGGTTGGGAATTCTTCATAGACATGATGGTGAGACATTAAAACTCTAATTTCATTGCAGAAATGTGCAGGTGGCTCATAGTATTTTGGTTCAGTCTTGGAAAAGAGCTGTGGCCTGTCTTTCTTTCGGCCTCTCAGTTGCATAATGctccctttttctttttgatAGATCAATTGATTTCCAACTGTTGTATGCATCAAAAACAAACGTCAAACAGGTTCTGATCAATAAGATCTACTCATTTGGAAGTAGTACCCAAGTGATTTAAATTTCTTGAATTGTCATTTTGACATTTCCCTTGGTAACTCTGCTGTTGGTCCACTTACCAAAGTTCCCTTTAACTTTCTACCCAGAGCTACACCTTGTCTTGTATGCGCCGTGTCTTCGCATAGCTTAATGTCTGTGATGATTTGATTTTGTTGAGAGCCTAACATGatacagaaaagcacaatttcagagACATTATACTGTCATTGTACCCATTTGTGCCCATTGTCACTGCTTTCACCCTGTAGAGAAATCAGCTCCGGAACACTTTTCCTAGCACTGATCTGCCCCGGCCTTTTACAGACACCACCCGTGCTATCCTGGTAGATTGGCTCATACAGGTTCATGTGAGTGCTGCAAAAGAGCCCTTTTatcgtcccccccccttttttttaaaggaaataTAAAATCAAAACCTGCACTGACTGCTGAATTCTTCCAATGATGCCTAAGAATAATATTGAGGGAAATGGAATGTCTTTTCAGGGAAACCTGTTGTAAAGTGAGTCAATTTTTGCCCTCAATAGTTTCTCCAGGTTTAACTTTCAATCTTTTAATTTACCCTTCTATGTATCATTGTAGGAAGTGTTGCACTTCCAGGATGAGACCCTCTATCTGGCAGTACACCTTCTTAACCGCTGTCTTCGGCAGATCAAGGTGTCCACAGACAACCTGCAACTTCTCGGTGTGGTTTGCCTTTTCCTCGCTGCCAAGAAAGAGGAGTGTCTCCTCCCTGAGGTATAATGGAACAGCCTTTGTCTAAATACAAAATTATGGGTTATGTGAAAAATGCTGCAAGTGGTTCAAACTCACTCGTCCAAATACATTTGCAGTAGAAAATAATATCTTGCTTGGTGTTGGTTGAGTGGAAAATGTTTTAGTCATGGGCAAGGAAAGCTTGTGACGGTCTCTAGTCTCAGTTACCATACAATGACAATCTTGATAAAGGTGATGATTGAGCGTACTCCTTGATTTGGAAAATTTAGACGTTACCTATATTGGGCCCACTGACAAAACTTATCACTACTCACACAGAGGTTAACGGACTGTATGGTACCAGACAACTCCTTGGTACGACAGCATTTAATAGTGTAAAACTGACCATTACTGTGCAAAAATGTCAGCCAATTCAGCCTACCCAGGTTGTATAGTTAACATTCCTGAAGATTGAAATCCAAACAATGTCctttttcaggttttttttttgttttgttttttttttttttttttttactgctggtATATTCGAGATGATAGCTAATCCAAGAATATCCAAATAATGAACACTTTTGTGGCGGCTCACTTGAATGATTACTGCCAGATAGGACTGTCTCAGGAAAAATTATATGGCACATAGCATTTTTCAACTTCAGCGTACCAGTGAAATGCTGAAGTAGGTGGGTAGCTGTTGCAAGTTTATACAAGCAGAGTTATTGGGGCTAGGAAGCAGATATGGAAGAAGAAGCCCAAAGACCATGTTAACGGCTACAATCCAGTGTTTTTAATTCTACTTATTCATTTATTTGGCGGTTGAGAAGGTGTTGATATAGCAACACTGGCAACTCCTGTTTCATTTCACAAATGGGTCTCTGGATTGTGGAGTTGCCAAACACTATTGAAATAACCAGATATCCCCATAGGAACCAGTAAACCAAACAGTGATCTCCAGTATTGTAATGTCTTGCTCAATTCAAGTTTGAGTTTGGGTGATTTTTGTTGGTGATTGGTGTTGCAGCATGGCATGCTAGAGATTAGCTTTGTTTGCTGTTGATCTCCTGCTTAGTCTGTACCATGACTGTTTCTTTTCCCTAGGTGTCTGACCTCTGCTACCTGATGGACAACACTTACTCAAAGCACCAACTGCTGCGAATGGAACGCAAAGTACTCTGTGGACTCAAGTTTGACCTGACCTATTGTCCTCCTctgcactttctcctcctctctgcctCCATTGCACGCTGCAGTGCCAAGGTGACTCTATGATTATCTGGCTTCTTGCCTGGCTAGTATCCAAACTGCCACAGCAGTTCacgttcaagtactttatttgtcacatgcacagaaatacaaagtaaaacattcagtgaaatgaagaggggtactccatctgtcattatgtgaaaagACATAGACCTAGATAAAAGACGAAAGATCATtgcattttttccctctttattttcttttaagtcaaaataaacaataaaaagaataaaataacaaGTATCAGTGTGCTGGTACTTGTTATTGCCACCCCCAATTGGCTTATGGAGGTGGTAAAAGGCTTTTTTTGTATTGTAGTGGAAACCCTATTTCATCTTAAGTGCCTGTATGTTATTGATTTCTAAATAAAGTAGCAGGCTTACGTATTTATACACTCTTGAACAATGTTGCAGTATGGTAGCATTTGTCAAGGTGCAGATGTTTTTACATTTCAAGACCCTAAATGTTTTCTTTATACCCAATTATTGCATACTGTCCAAAATCCTGGGCACTGGAAGTGAACAGCTTGCTATTGCAAGGTAGGCGTTTGGAAATCTCAGTCTATATAAAAACAATGCCAAGCAGAAATACTTGGGATATATGCTATATCAAAAACTGACAGTGTGTGTTTTATTCCAGATTAAACAGTTTGTTCTTTAGCACAAGCATCCGTTACACAGCAGTCCTTGTCTGGTGGTCATATTTGGAATATACAGTAATCCCAAAGTGCGTTCACACTCATGTTTTACCAGGTGGTATGGATGGCTCGGTACCTGCTGGAGCTCTCCCTCATGGAGAGCCAGTGTGTGGTGTTCCTTCCGGTCCAGTTGTCCTGGGCTGCCCTCTGCTTGGCCCGCATACTTTTGCAGGAGCCCCCCTCACCAGAAGGAGAGATGGCCTGGTGCGTTGCCTCCAGCATCCACATGGGCAGGTGTGTTACGAACCTGAACGGTATCAAATAAATTGTACACGACAAGCCTTGGTGCTTCTTGTACCATTCATTTATTTGATACCATTACACATACAATCCctacatatatatacagtacATATCCCTAATTAGAACACCTCAGCAATGTGACAAAATAAAGCATTTACCAAAAGCAAAAttaacagctgcgacaaaccattAAGTATTTCATTTTTTCCTCAACGGGTGGCTCCAGTGAATCAAGAACCCTCATTATGGAAGAATTGGTACTCAACCTGTTGAGTTTTGGGTGCTTTGTACTTTCCATTTAAACTGCTGTAAAAGTTGTACTTTTTAAGTCTTGTGAGAATGCTTTGTGTGTGTCAGGTGGGGATTGATTGCCTATGCACACTTGTGCTTTGAACTCCCCATCTATTCTTCATTTTCAGTTTGACCCCTGTATGCTTCCTGTGCTTTTCAGTGAGACCACCCTCCTGAAGATCATGCACATACTGGCCGTTGCTGCAGCCAAAGCCCACAGCCAAGAAACACGTGCTACTTTTATCAAGTTCTCCTCCTCAGTGACCATGCATGTCAGCACACACCCTGTTCTTAAAAATGCCCAATGTCATCTGGGCCTGTCTGCTTTACACTTAACGGAGAGAATCACATTGTGATTGTCATAGCACTTCACGGCAATGGTGCCTGGCCAGTTTCATGGAAGGTTTAGCCCCCATAAACGATCTGAGGTTTGAGCAGgctgagaacctgcaagtcttaCAGACTCTATGGAGCCATCCTCTACATGGTGCATGATGGGAAGGGGGAGGAAGAAGCATTTCGTATTTGGTGCCAAAACTGTTGCATTCATGTAGTATGGCAAGCTTAGTGGCAGAGCTCTATTTTATACTCTTATCTTGCAGCTGATTTGGAAAATATTTGTACTGTGTTGAATGTTAGTGCCTCTATGGATAAATAATTTGACAATTTTTAATGTAAAAATAAAGTATCTGCTGCAAAAAAGAATCTGACTTTTCTTTAATGTTTATTTAGTTTTAATCGTGCATGTGCATGCAAAGTCCAGTTGTCCGAATGAGTTGCTCGTCATTTGCATAGCCACGCCCCTCAGTCTAAAGTCACATTCTCACGTTTCTAACGCATATTTTTTTAACAAAAGTTTATTTAGAAATTGCAAGATTAAtcaacatcaatcaatcaataccaATATATACAACGAATAATATGCGAATAATACAATATGCCAGGGGTTATGACGTAAATATAAAACGAAAGAAAagggaatttaaaaaaacaacaaaaaaataaaataagaggtTCAGCAGTTCAGACAATTTTATAGTTTACACATGTCAAGAGTTTTTAAGGCTTTGGGGTTTGTAGAGTGCTGAATAGTTTATGTATTGTTGCACTTCATTTAGAAAAAAATAGAGGTTTTCTATTAGAAAAAATGATTTGTGTGAATGGAAAATTTTCTTAAAATAAGAAGATTTATGAAATAATATTTTGTTCTGAATTGCATACATCATGGAAACCAAACAGCACATTCTTGTAATGAAAATTGGACAGAAATGTTACAATGGATATATTGAACAAAATCTTTCCCAAAAGTCACAGTATAGGATAGTTCCAAAACAAGTGTATGGTCGTTTCAGTTACAAGACCACAGAAAGTGCAATTAACATCAATGTCATTTTTCATTTTTTGCAGATAATGTTTTGTTGGATAGCATGGATGGAGAAGTTTGAAACAGACATCTCGAGCTTTGTTTGTGATCAAGTAACTTGAAGACAAGGTCCAAACTTTTTCCCAGCGGATATTCGGAACAAATCTTCTCCACTAATGAATAATATATGGAACAGAATGAAGTGGATGGTGGAAGGTAAGCAaaattcattttatttcttttgtttagAAAAATCCAAACTGAAAAACTCAACCATAGATGCTTTAATTATTAATGGTAACCTTGTTAAAGATCACAAAATGATTGCTTCCTTTTGTTCAGAGTTTTACAGTAAACTACCTTGAACTGCAGCTTCTTTATGCCTAGCCACAGCATTACCTCACGACAGTGCTCCATCAGTTCCAGGCGCTTGATGTCATGGTCAGTGTCAGCCTCTTTGTCTGTGTTCCCACAGCCCACAACCAAGATGTTGGCCGCAATAGGCTCGATGCCTTTCAGGCCAATCAGGAGCTCATGTTGTTTTCGCTGATACACTTCGTGTGCCACCGATACACTTTGTGTACCACCGATACTCGGAATGATGGCTTGAGCCAGcgtttcctcccccagggggtccaaaaaGTGGTCATGAGACTGCTCTCATTGTCTAGTTTGCATTGCAGAAATGTATCTCTGGCATCCACCAAAGTAAACTCTTGCCTTTGGTGTTTGTACAGGACGTCCTCCAGAGTAGGCATAATGTAGTGAGAGCACTTTAGGGCCTTGTTCAGGAACTTAGGAACAATGCATAGTCTCAGCTTTTCCGGCTTTTTCACGATTACCATGTTGCTGGTCTAATCGGTCAGTTCTATGATGGGTGCAGTGTGGCcttcagcctcgtacttgtccagctgggctttaacAGCTGCCTTAAATGCAATGGGAACATTGCGAGGAGCACACTGAACTGCAGGAATACTTGGATCCAGGTCAAAATGGACTTCCCGGGTATGGATTCCACAGGTGAGTTGAACacatcactgtatctgttgaccaGCTGTTCCTTGGTTAGGGCTCTGAGCTGTGCATGTTCCACTTTAAGTACATTATCAGGGAATGTGAAGTGCATGAGACCCAGGCGTTCACAGGtagagcctgacagaagaggatcttGGCTTGTCTTCACTATCTCAAATGAGAACTCATATTTGTGGCCTCTTACTGTACATTCAGTCTCAAAGATGCCTATGGAGTACAATGTCTCCCCTGAGTACAGCTTTAGTCTGGTGTTGCTTGGGAGGAGCGGTGCGTTGGGTGCCAGCCTTTTCTTATCCTTGAGGCTCATTACATTACAAGTGGCCCAAGAGTCAAACTGACATTGTTGTTGCTTGTTGTGGAATCTTAATGTTACAAACCATTTCTTCCCTTTTGCTTGTACTGTACTGATTGACTCATGCATGTATATGTCCTCATCACTGTTTTGCTCTGAATTCTCAGCCATATTTTCCATGCAGTGTACTTTTCCATCAGTAGGtcttcttttgctttttttttacacactTTTTTGAGACAAACTAATT
This DNA window, taken from Lampris incognitus isolate fLamInc1 chromosome 7, fLamInc1.hap2, whole genome shotgun sequence, encodes the following:
- the ccnp gene encoding cyclin N-terminal domain-containing protein 2, whose translation is MAKTGFCDSKPLLDLPRKAEERRAPLRTLPNTCGPKDRWQSLEGDEPPGVPVKPEAEHRWDRRSSVSTRDGLMDCYEDDGRREDTVLFFSHGFPGPHSLQTLVPSLLRHEVEVAMEKLNLISDQTYGWEFFIDMMRNQLRNTFPSTDLPRPFTDTTRAILVDWLIQVHEVLHFQDETLYLAVHLLNRCLRQIKVSTDNLQLLGVVCLFLAAKKEECLLPEVSDLCYLMDNTYSKHQLLRMERKVLCGLKFDLTYCPPLHFLLLSASIARCSAKVVWMARYLLELSLMESQCVVFLPVQLSWAALCLARILLQEPPSPEGEMAWCVASSIHMGSETTLLKIMHILAVAAAKAHSQETRATFIKFSSSVTMHVSTHPVLKNAQCHLGLSALHLTERITL